From a region of the Phragmites australis chromosome 21, lpPhrAust1.1, whole genome shotgun sequence genome:
- the LOC133903344 gene encoding uncharacterized protein LOC133903344, producing MAAAASTGTGSTPVGLLVLMVAALVVGWFVNAVRPPPPTPCRTPGGPPVTAPRVRVRDGRYLAYAESGVSRDRARFKVVYSHGFSGGRMDSPRASQELLEQLGVYMVAFDRAGYGESDPDPRRSLKSAALDIQDLADALGLGPKFYLICSSLGCHAGWASVKYIPHRLAGLAMMAPVINYRWSGLPRGLARQLYRMQPVGDQWSLRVAYYAPWLLHWWMNQTWLPTSTVIDGSAPFPNALDEKNRVMALSNGMFQKKARLATQQGLQESFYRDMAVMFGRWPEFEPTDLKEPPFPVHLFQGDEDGVVPVQLQRHICRRVGWVHYHELSGVGHFLSAVPGLGDKIVSRLLPATASA from the exons ATGGCTGCAGCTGCTTCCACAG GGACCGGAAGCACCCCGGTGGGGCTGCTGGTGCTCATGGTGGCGGCATTGGTGGTGGGGTGGTTCGTGAACGCCGTCCGTcccccgccgccgacgccgtgcCGGACGCCCGGCGGTCCCCCGGTGACGGCGCCGAGGGTGCGGGTGCGGGACGGGCGGTACCTGGCGTACGCGGAGTCCGGGGTGAGCAGGGACAGGGCGCGGTTCAAGGTCGTGTACTCGCACGGCTTCTCCGGCGGCCGCATGGACTCGCCCCGCGCTTCCCAG GAACTGTTGGAGCAGCTGGGCGTGTACATGGTGGCGTTCGACCGCGCCGGGTACGGCGAGAGCGACCCGGACCCGCGCCGGTCGCTCAAGAGCGCGGCGCTGGACATCCAGGACCTCGCCGACGCGCTCGGCCTCGGCCCCAAGTTCTACCTCATCTGCTCCTCCCTCGGCTGCCACGCCGGCTGGGCCTCCGTCAAATACATCCCGCACAG GCTGGCAGGGTTGGCGATGATGGCGCCGGTGATCAACTACCGGTGGTCGGGGCTGCCGAGGGGGCTGGCTCGGCAGCTGTACAGGATGCAGCCGGTCGGTGACCAGTGGTCGCTCAGGGTCGCCTACTACGCGCCGTGGCTGCTGCACTGGTGGATGAACCAGACCTGGCTgcccacctccaccgtcatcgaCGGCTCCGCCCCCTTCCCCAACGCGCTCGACGAGAAGAACCGCGTCATGGCCCTCTCCAACGGAATGTTCCAGAAG AAGGCGAGGCTGGCGACGCAGCAGGGGTTGCAGGAGTCGTTCTACCGCGACATGGCGGTGATGTTCGGGAGGTGGCCGGAGTTCGAGCCGACCGACCTCAAGGAACCGCCGTTCCCGGTGCACCTGTTCCAGGGCGACGAGGACGGCGTCGTGCCGGTGCAGCTGCAGCGGCACATATGCCGCCGGGTTGGCTGGGTCCACTACCACGAGCTCTCCGGTGTGGGACACTTTTTGTCTGCAGTGCCGGGTCTCGGCGACAAGATCGTCAGCAGGCTCCTGCCGGCGACGGCGTCCGCGTAA